From Oceanispirochaeta sp. M1, a single genomic window includes:
- a CDS encoding uroporphyrinogen decarboxylase family protein, which translates to MNMKEMLSTGADSAQIKEWFRKTWLESSSDMNSHERVSDALNHKEPDRVPFDFWVVPENWVKLMNYFSVHRKDDLLDLLGIDCRIISPDYIGPELEKNGDGSFYNAWGSVRKIVQNEYSVYEEYAAFPLADAQTVSAVETWDKWPDSSFWDWKSLHKAVEQANRKEKRHIRYDIGGIFESAWALYGLDSFLVALYEKPEIPEAIMNCYTEIFISNFRAAMAEAGDSIDMVYTYDDVAVQDGLLMSPDMWRRFILPFHQKLNKVIKEYDVKLIYHSCGSVLPLVDAFKDDMHIDVLNPLQPAAKDMNMKTIKNRWGAALAFHGGGDLQRTLPFGSVDDVQNEVDSLCRTLGPDGGYICTSAHYIQADVPLENILAFYSTERKCR; encoded by the coding sequence ATGAATATGAAAGAGATGCTTTCCACCGGGGCTGATTCTGCTCAGATTAAAGAGTGGTTTCGTAAAACCTGGTTAGAGTCCTCTTCAGATATGAATTCCCATGAAAGGGTAAGTGACGCACTGAATCATAAGGAGCCCGACAGGGTTCCTTTTGATTTCTGGGTTGTTCCCGAGAACTGGGTTAAGTTGATGAATTATTTTTCTGTCCATAGAAAGGATGATCTCCTGGATCTCCTTGGTATCGACTGTAGAATAATTTCCCCAGACTATATCGGTCCGGAACTCGAAAAGAATGGAGATGGATCGTTCTATAATGCCTGGGGCAGTGTACGGAAAATTGTTCAAAATGAATATTCAGTGTATGAAGAGTATGCGGCATTTCCTTTGGCAGATGCCCAAACAGTTTCAGCGGTGGAAACATGGGACAAATGGCCCGATTCATCCTTCTGGGACTGGAAAAGCCTTCATAAAGCCGTAGAACAGGCAAACAGAAAAGAGAAAAGACATATCAGATACGACATAGGTGGAATTTTCGAATCTGCCTGGGCTCTTTACGGTCTTGATAGTTTTCTGGTGGCTCTTTATGAAAAACCGGAAATTCCAGAAGCTATCATGAACTGTTATACAGAGATTTTTATTTCCAATTTCAGGGCTGCTATGGCCGAAGCCGGTGATTCAATCGACATGGTATATACTTATGATGATGTGGCCGTGCAGGATGGACTTCTTATGTCTCCTGATATGTGGAGACGTTTTATTCTCCCTTTTCATCAGAAATTGAATAAAGTAATAAAAGAATACGATGTTAAGCTTATATATCACTCCTGCGGGTCTGTTCTCCCTCTTGTAGATGCGTTTAAGGATGACATGCATATTGATGTTCTTAATCCGCTTCAGCCAGCCGCGAAAGATATGAACATGAAGACTATAAAAAACCGCTGGGGCGCTGCTCTGGCATTTCACGGTGGAGGCGATCTTCAAAGAACACTTCCTTTTGGTTCTGTGGATGATGTTCAGAACGAAGTTGATTCTCTATGCAGAACACTGGGTCCCGATGGCGGCTATATCTGTACTTCAGCCCATTATATTCAGGCTGATGTACCCCTGGAAAATATTCTTGCCTTTTATTCTACTGAGAGAAAGTGCAGATAA
- a CDS encoding pyridoxamine 5'-phosphate oxidase family protein: protein MAKLSPEVITAIEKTMPYCIATASADGKSNLVYIACLKVIDENTILIADNKFEKTRANLDANPQASLVVLDPDTKIAYQIKGAMECHSEGAKYQAAVDWVHEERPQLTPKAGFYMNVEEVYNGPERLA from the coding sequence ATGGCAAAATTATCACCGGAAGTAATTACAGCAATAGAAAAAACAATGCCTTACTGCATCGCAACAGCCTCAGCAGATGGAAAAAGCAATCTTGTGTATATCGCATGTCTAAAGGTCATTGATGAGAATACAATACTTATTGCTGATAATAAATTCGAGAAGACAAGAGCAAATCTGGATGCTAATCCACAGGCCAGTCTTGTTGTATTGGATCCTGATACAAAAATTGCCTATCAGATAAAGGGTGCAATGGAATGTCACAGCGAGGGAGCCAAATATCAGGCTGCCGTTGACTGGGTTCATGAGGAACGTCCTCAGCTTACTCCCAAGGCCGGATTTTACATGAATGTGGAAGAAGTATATAACGGACCCGAGCGTCTGGCCTGA
- a CDS encoding ABC transporter permease — translation MFFESIAFLLGTTLMYATPLIYTSLGGTISENSGVVNIGLEGIMFMGAFIGAAIGYYTHNGWIGFLAAGVVGGLFGLLHAVACISFTANQVVSGIAINFLGPGFALLLSRLMFDGAAMTLPLPLDEKISRPLNGVFEQNSFFDMIFNRYSTVYLAFFLVLLVWFVLYKTKLGLRIRSVGEHPEAAATLGISVYKIRYMSVIASGVLAGFGGAAVSIAIVSQFRVTLISGQGFIALAAMIFGKWKPQGAMWACLLFGLAQAIVVFMPRTGIEVSSQLLSMLPYVMTLVLLVIFVGKSVAPSADGKIYEKN, via the coding sequence ATGTTTTTTGAAAGCATTGCCTTTCTTCTGGGTACTACTTTGATGTATGCCACCCCACTTATTTATACATCTCTCGGCGGTACAATCTCTGAAAACTCGGGTGTTGTAAATATCGGCCTTGAGGGAATAATGTTTATGGGAGCCTTCATCGGTGCAGCCATAGGTTATTATACACATAACGGATGGATAGGTTTTCTTGCTGCGGGTGTGGTGGGCGGTCTTTTCGGACTGCTTCATGCGGTAGCCTGTATCAGCTTTACAGCTAACCAGGTTGTTTCGGGCATCGCCATTAACTTTCTGGGTCCTGGATTTGCCCTGCTTCTCAGCCGTCTGATGTTTGATGGTGCAGCAATGACACTACCCCTGCCTCTTGATGAGAAAATCAGCCGTCCTCTGAATGGAGTATTCGAACAGAATTCCTTCTTTGACATGATTTTCAACCGCTATTCAACTGTATACCTGGCTTTTTTCTTAGTACTGCTTGTATGGTTTGTGCTTTATAAGACAAAACTGGGTCTGAGAATCCGTTCTGTAGGAGAACATCCTGAAGCAGCAGCAACACTGGGTATAAGTGTTTATAAAATCAGATATATGTCAGTAATTGCATCGGGTGTTTTGGCCGGATTCGGCGGTGCCGCCGTAAGTATTGCCATTGTTTCACAGTTCAGGGTGACCCTCATATCGGGTCAGGGATTTATTGCTCTGGCAGCCATGATCTTCGGAAAGTGGAAACCTCAGGGTGCTATGTGGGCCTGTCTCCTTTTCGGTCTGGCTCAAGCCATTGTTGTATTCATGCCCAGAACAGGTATTGAAGTGTCATCACAGCTGTTGAGCATGCTGCCCTATGTAATGACACTTGTTCTTCTTGTTATATTTGTTGGAAAATCTGTTGCACCTTCTGCCGATGGAAAGATCTACGAAAAGAACTGA
- a CDS encoding ABC transporter permease: MKKRTSNSALGLTLISIILGLLVGAVILILIGYNPIKAYIVMFEGIFGSAKNFSWTIIYATPLILTGLSVAFAFKTGLFNIGAEGQFIVGSLTAALVGYYVHMPALLHVPFVLICSITAGSLWGSIAGYLKAKYGVNEVISTIMLNWIALYLNNFLVLNEKIKRPGSEATNKVLDSAKIIFFDTWKRSPEGQVFKKAHPFFNDILRTPANAGFLIAIVAAVVILLILNKTTLGYSLKAVGFNRDAAEFGGINIKSNTISAMAIAGGLSGLAGAVQILGFTREASALAAMEGYGFEGISVALIGANNPIGCILAGLFYGSLKYGGSKIQSKIGAPYEIISIIMGTIVLFIAMPKLIKMMKLTKKKEAE; the protein is encoded by the coding sequence ATGAAAAAACGTACAAGCAATTCTGCCCTGGGTCTAACTTTGATATCCATAATTCTTGGATTATTAGTAGGTGCAGTGATACTTATACTAATTGGATATAACCCGATAAAAGCCTATATTGTAATGTTTGAAGGAATCTTTGGATCTGCCAAAAATTTCTCATGGACTATTATCTATGCTACACCACTTATTTTAACGGGTCTTTCTGTAGCATTCGCCTTCAAAACGGGACTCTTCAACATAGGAGCCGAAGGACAGTTTATCGTAGGTTCTCTGACTGCTGCGCTTGTGGGATACTATGTTCATATGCCTGCTCTGCTTCATGTCCCGTTTGTTCTGATCTGCAGTATTACTGCGGGATCTTTATGGGGGAGTATTGCAGGATATCTTAAGGCAAAATACGGTGTTAATGAGGTTATCTCAACCATTATGCTAAACTGGATAGCCCTGTATCTGAATAACTTCTTGGTACTTAATGAAAAAATTAAAAGACCAGGCTCAGAGGCAACCAATAAAGTCCTGGATTCAGCGAAAATTATTTTCTTTGATACATGGAAAAGAAGTCCTGAAGGTCAGGTATTCAAAAAAGCACATCCATTTTTCAATGATATTTTAAGAACACCTGCAAATGCGGGATTTCTGATTGCTATTGTCGCTGCTGTTGTGATTCTTCTTATTCTAAATAAGACAACATTAGGCTACAGTCTTAAAGCCGTAGGTTTTAATCGGGATGCTGCTGAATTCGGCGGTATAAATATAAAGTCCAACACCATAAGCGCCATGGCGATTGCCGGTGGACTTTCCGGCCTGGCCGGTGCTGTTCAAATATTGGGATTTACAAGAGAAGCATCAGCACTTGCTGCTATGGAAGGTTATGGTTTTGAGGGTATCTCGGTTGCCCTGATCGGAGCCAATAATCCTATTGGATGTATTCTGGCTGGACTTTTTTACGGATCATTGAAATATGGCGGATCAAAAATCCAATCGAAGATTGGTGCCCCCTATGAGATCATAAGCATTATCATGGGAACAATTGTTCTGTTTATTGCCATGCCTAAACTGATAAAAATGATGAAACTGACAAAGAAAAAGGAGGCTGAATAA
- a CDS encoding ABC transporter ATP-binding protein, translated as MKGITQKFGSLVANDNIDLTVHKGEVHALLGENGAGKTTLVNSLYGLYHPTSGDIFINGEKVVMDTPNVAIQHGIGMVHQHFMLIKPFTVVENIILGMETHKYGVLDMAKATRDVMELSERYGLAINPTSCIQDITVGMQQRVEILKALYRGADILILDEPTAVLTPQEILDLINIINSLTEQGKTIIIITHKLKEIKDVSDFCTIIRRGKKIDTVKVSDVTESDLASMMVGREVSFKVDKVEATPSEIVLEIKDLHVKDNRKIPAVRGLNLKVRRGEILGIAGVDGNGQNELIDALTGICKAESGEILVNGANILGLSPRGILDHKVSTIPQDRQKRGLVLEYSIAENIIIENYKKAPFSKNGWLNFPAIKDYAKKLVKDYDIRPDDENYISGSLSGGNQQKVIIAREISNDPDLLIAVQPTRGLDVGAIEYVHKALVAQRDKGKAVLLISLELDEVINVSDRLGVIYEGVIVGEIESEGANENDIGLMMAGGTHE; from the coding sequence ATGAAAGGGATTACTCAGAAATTCGGTTCCCTTGTAGCCAATGACAATATTGACCTGACTGTACATAAAGGAGAGGTTCATGCCCTCCTGGGTGAAAACGGTGCGGGGAAAACGACTCTGGTAAACTCTCTGTACGGTCTTTATCACCCCACTTCCGGGGATATTTTCATCAATGGTGAAAAAGTAGTCATGGATACGCCTAATGTGGCTATTCAGCATGGAATAGGCATGGTTCACCAGCATTTTATGCTTATTAAACCTTTCACAGTTGTTGAAAATATAATTCTGGGTATGGAAACACACAAATACGGTGTTCTGGATATGGCAAAGGCTACCAGAGACGTTATGGAGTTATCCGAACGTTATGGGCTTGCCATCAATCCCACATCCTGTATTCAGGATATCACTGTAGGTATGCAGCAGAGAGTTGAAATATTGAAAGCTCTCTATAGAGGAGCGGATATTCTTATCCTGGATGAACCCACTGCGGTTCTGACTCCTCAGGAAATCCTCGACCTTATCAATATCATTAACAGCCTCACAGAACAGGGTAAAACCATTATTATCATTACCCACAAACTAAAAGAAATCAAAGATGTTTCTGATTTCTGTACCATAATCCGTCGTGGAAAAAAGATTGATACTGTTAAGGTTTCTGATGTTACTGAATCAGACCTTGCATCAATGATGGTGGGACGGGAAGTATCCTTTAAAGTAGATAAGGTAGAAGCAACTCCCAGTGAAATAGTTCTTGAAATAAAAGACCTGCATGTTAAAGATAACAGAAAGATACCAGCTGTTCGCGGTCTGAACCTGAAAGTTCGTCGAGGTGAAATCCTCGGAATTGCAGGAGTTGACGGTAATGGTCAGAATGAATTAATTGATGCACTTACAGGAATCTGTAAAGCTGAATCCGGAGAAATATTAGTCAACGGAGCTAATATATTGGGACTCAGTCCACGAGGTATTCTGGATCATAAAGTGTCTACAATCCCTCAGGACAGACAGAAAAGAGGCCTGGTACTTGAGTATTCAATAGCTGAAAATATTATTATTGAAAACTATAAAAAGGCACCATTTTCTAAAAATGGGTGGCTTAATTTCCCGGCAATAAAAGATTATGCAAAAAAGCTTGTGAAAGATTATGATATTCGTCCGGATGACGAAAATTATATTTCCGGTTCCCTTTCAGGTGGTAATCAGCAGAAAGTTATAATTGCTCGTGAAATCTCCAACGATCCTGATCTTCTGATTGCTGTACAGCCTACCAGAGGTCTTGATGTGGGAGCTATTGAATATGTTCATAAGGCTCTGGTTGCTCAGCGAGACAAAGGCAAAGCAGTCCTTCTCATATCCCTTGAACTGGATGAGGTAATAAATGTTTCAGACAGACTAGGTGTCATTTATGAAGGTGTGATTGTAGGAGAAATAGAGTCTGAAGGTGCAAATGAAAATGATATTGGACTTATGATGGCAGGAGGTACTCACGAATGA
- a CDS encoding BMP family protein yields the protein MKKLSILLAVVFALTLVGCNKQKAEVAAPAEEKAVEVVKTSVTMVTDVGGVNDQSFNQSAWEGLQRAKKDLGIDVSYKESKQNADYMPNMESALDEDIDLIWGIGFMMADAILEAAQNNPDQKYAIIDSAFEDTPSNLVGVVFEAEQASYLVGYIAGRMSETGKVGFIGGIKFFLIEEFEYGFKAGVKQAGADIEVLTQYAESFTDAAKGKSIANSMYQQGADVIFHAAGGVGNGLIEAAKEQGKWAIGVDRDQNDLAPDNVLTSAMKRVDNGIYNLSKDLNDGNFPGGSTVSYGLAEDGVGIAPTSSKHVPADILAEVASLEKMIIAADFVVPNTADSLAAYKVVELK from the coding sequence ATGAAAAAACTGTCTATTCTTTTAGCAGTAGTTTTTGCTCTGACACTTGTTGGTTGCAACAAGCAGAAAGCAGAAGTAGCTGCCCCCGCAGAAGAAAAAGCTGTGGAAGTTGTTAAAACGTCAGTTACCATGGTAACTGACGTGGGTGGTGTTAATGACCAATCCTTCAACCAGTCAGCATGGGAAGGTCTGCAGAGAGCTAAAAAAGACCTTGGAATCGATGTATCTTACAAAGAATCCAAACAGAATGCCGACTATATGCCTAATATGGAAAGTGCTCTTGATGAAGACATTGACCTAATCTGGGGAATCGGTTTCATGATGGCAGATGCTATCCTCGAAGCTGCTCAGAACAATCCTGATCAGAAGTATGCCATTATTGACAGCGCTTTCGAAGATACTCCCTCAAACCTTGTAGGTGTTGTATTCGAAGCTGAGCAGGCTTCATACCTCGTTGGTTACATCGCAGGTAGAATGTCTGAGACTGGAAAAGTCGGATTTATCGGTGGAATTAAATTCTTCCTGATTGAAGAGTTTGAGTACGGTTTTAAAGCCGGCGTAAAACAGGCCGGTGCTGATATTGAAGTATTAACCCAGTATGCTGAGTCTTTTACAGATGCAGCCAAGGGTAAATCAATTGCCAACTCCATGTACCAGCAGGGTGCAGACGTTATTTTTCATGCCGCAGGTGGTGTTGGAAATGGTCTGATCGAAGCTGCTAAAGAGCAGGGAAAGTGGGCAATCGGTGTTGACCGAGACCAGAACGACCTGGCTCCCGACAACGTACTTACATCTGCTATGAAGAGAGTAGACAACGGTATCTACAACCTTTCAAAAGATCTTAATGATGGGAACTTCCCCGGAGGTTCCACTGTATCTTACGGTCTTGCTGAAGACGGAGTAGGAATTGCACCTACCAGCTCCAAGCATGTTCCTGCCGATATTCTGGCAGAAGTTGCTTCACTTGAAAAAATGATTATTGCAGCTGACTTTGTTGTTCCTAATACAGCAGACAGTCTTGCAGCTTATAAAGTTGTAGAATTAAAATAA
- a CDS encoding Tex family protein has product MTNIKETAGLLSLREQTVSSVLEMFADGATVPFMARYRKEKTGNLDEVVISSIIKTYDQLQELDKRRKSILKIIESQGKLTDSLRNAIEGCKDSVILEDLYLPYKQKRKTRGMAAAEKGLKPLADLILKNADPSSVNKSDYYGSQGQADSWDDALQGASDILADTINEDSRVRQTLRQLYKERSYLHSKPVKGKEEEGQKYRDYFDREELSARTPSHRILAMFRGSDEGFLRLKIRPDSDKALSTLQRSAPVKSSRWNSLVEDMEKDCYKRLLAPSLETEQKKGLKEIADEEAIRVFSENLRVLLMEAPLGQKATLALDPGLRTGCKIVCLSPQGKLLANDVIYPLPPHSKTDDAERKIKSYIHKYKIESIAVGNGTGGRETQQFCLSLDCLKDIPVVMVNESGASIYSASETARKEFPDYDLTVRGAVSIGRRLMDPLAELVKLDPSSIGVGQYQHDVNQKALKQALDEVVMFCVNSVGVELNTASEQLLSYVSGLNAKTAASIVAHRDAQGPFSSRKELKKVKGVGDKCFEQASGFLRIRDGKNLLDNTGIHPEQYSFIDELCKKLSTTVENLIKNPESLTGLSLKEFVQENRGMETIQDIIDELKQPGRDPREEFTLFEFNKDINTMEDLQEEMILPGLITNVTAFGAFVDIGVHQDGLVHISQLSDHFVSSPSDVVKVAQKVQVKILEVDLSRKRISCSMKGIDQG; this is encoded by the coding sequence ATGACTAATATTAAAGAAACAGCAGGTCTACTCTCTCTACGTGAGCAGACTGTGTCCAGCGTACTTGAAATGTTTGCAGACGGGGCTACAGTGCCCTTTATGGCACGCTATAGAAAAGAGAAAACCGGAAATCTTGATGAGGTCGTTATCTCTTCAATTATTAAAACATATGATCAGCTTCAGGAGCTGGACAAACGTCGTAAAAGTATTCTTAAAATAATAGAATCCCAGGGTAAGTTGACCGATTCCCTGCGAAACGCCATCGAAGGCTGTAAAGATTCTGTGATTCTTGAGGATCTATATCTTCCATATAAACAGAAAAGAAAAACCAGGGGTATGGCTGCTGCCGAAAAAGGGCTGAAACCTCTGGCAGATCTTATTCTGAAAAATGCCGACCCATCCAGCGTTAATAAATCCGATTATTATGGTTCTCAGGGACAGGCGGACAGCTGGGATGATGCTCTTCAGGGGGCTTCGGATATTCTGGCAGATACTATTAATGAAGACAGCAGAGTCCGGCAGACCCTCAGACAACTTTATAAGGAACGCTCCTATCTCCATAGTAAGCCCGTAAAGGGAAAGGAGGAGGAGGGTCAGAAATACAGGGATTATTTTGACAGAGAGGAATTATCTGCCAGAACACCTTCTCATAGAATCCTGGCCATGTTCCGCGGTTCAGATGAGGGATTTCTCCGTCTGAAGATCAGACCGGACAGTGATAAGGCTCTCAGTACTCTCCAAAGATCGGCTCCTGTTAAAAGCAGCCGATGGAACAGTCTGGTAGAGGATATGGAAAAAGACTGTTATAAACGGCTACTGGCACCTTCTCTGGAGACAGAGCAGAAAAAAGGTCTGAAAGAAATTGCTGACGAAGAAGCTATCCGTGTCTTTTCTGAGAATCTACGGGTTCTACTGATGGAGGCTCCTTTAGGACAGAAAGCAACACTGGCACTGGATCCCGGACTACGGACAGGATGTAAAATTGTCTGCCTCAGTCCACAGGGAAAGCTACTGGCAAATGATGTGATCTATCCTCTGCCTCCTCATAGTAAAACTGATGATGCAGAGAGAAAAATAAAATCTTATATTCACAAATATAAAATAGAATCCATTGCAGTGGGAAACGGAACCGGTGGTCGTGAGACACAACAGTTCTGTCTCTCCCTGGACTGTCTGAAGGATATTCCTGTTGTTATGGTGAACGAGAGCGGTGCTTCTATATATTCCGCTTCTGAAACAGCCAGGAAGGAATTTCCTGATTATGATTTGACTGTCAGGGGGGCTGTTTCCATCGGACGAAGACTTATGGATCCGCTGGCCGAACTGGTTAAACTTGATCCTTCCTCCATAGGAGTTGGACAGTATCAGCATGATGTCAATCAGAAAGCCCTTAAACAGGCGCTGGATGAGGTGGTTATGTTTTGTGTAAACTCAGTGGGTGTAGAGCTCAACACCGCCAGTGAACAGCTTTTATCCTATGTTTCAGGCCTCAATGCCAAAACAGCAGCTTCAATTGTGGCTCACCGAGATGCCCAAGGGCCTTTCAGTTCCCGAAAGGAATTGAAGAAGGTAAAAGGTGTAGGGGATAAGTGTTTTGAACAGGCCTCGGGATTCCTAAGAATCAGGGATGGTAAAAATTTACTGGATAATACAGGAATTCACCCCGAGCAGTATTCATTTATCGATGAGTTATGTAAGAAACTCAGCACCACAGTGGAAAATCTGATTAAAAATCCTGAATCACTGACCGGTTTATCCTTAAAAGAGTTTGTACAGGAAAACAGGGGAATGGAGACGATCCAGGATATAATTGATGAGCTTAAACAGCCTGGAAGAGACCCGAGGGAAGAGTTTACTCTTTTCGAGTTTAATAAAGATATTAACACCATGGAAGACCTGCAGGAGGAGATGATTCTTCCCGGTTTAATTACAAATGTTACCGCTTTCGGTGCCTTTGTTGATATCGGTGTTCATCAGGACGGCCTGGTACATATCAGTCAGCTGTCAGATCATTTTGTATCTTCCCCTTCTGATGTTGTTAAAGTTGCTCAGAAGGTACAGGTAAAAATCCTTGAAGTAGATCTAAGCAGAAAAAGAATTTCCTGTTCTATGAAAGGAATTGATCAGGGCTGA